DNA sequence from the Halorussus limi genome:
GAACCTCGAAACCGGCCTCGAAGCCGATTACGAGGTCCTGCGGGCACCGTTCGGCTGGTACAAGACCTTCGAGGTGTCGTGCAAGGGCCACCCGCTCTCTGAACTCTCCCGGCACGTCACGTCCGAGCGACGCGAGAGCGACGAATCTCCGGAACGCGCGCCGAGCGAGTGGAAGATGGCGTTCCCCGACGGCGAGACAGTAGACGCACGCGAAGCGAAACGGTCCGACCGCGTGAGCGACGACATGCGCGCGTTCGTCGCCGCCGAAGTCGAGGGCGAAACCGCCAGCGCGGGCGAACGGCCACCGCACGTCGAGTTGATGCGGGACAAGGAACTGGCCGACTACGACGAGTCGAGCGACGCGGGCAACCTGCGGTGGTACCCCCGCGGGAAACTGATTCGGGACTCGCTGATGGAGTACGTCGACGACCTCGCGGTCGAGTACGGCGGGATGCCGGTCGAGACGCCCGTGATGTACGACCTCGGCGTGCGAGCGGTCCGAGAGCACGCCGAAAAGTTCGGTGAGCGCCAGTACCGCTCCGAGTCGGGCGACCGGCCGATGGTGTTCCGGCCGGCGGCCTGCTTCGGCCACTTCTCCGTCATGCGGGACATGGACCTCGCCGAGTCGGACCTGCCCCTGCGACTCTACGAGACGCCAGCCTACTCGTTCCGGCGCGAACGGCGCGACGAGGTGACGGGCCTGACGCGCCAGCGGGCGTTCACGACGCCCGACATGCACACCGCGACCCGGGACGTGGCGCAGGCCAAAGAGGAACTCCGGGCGCAGGCGAAACTCGCTCTCCGAACCGGCGACGACCTCGGTCTGAGCTACGAACCCGCGGTCCGCGTGACCCGCGAGTTCTACGACGGCAACGAGGCGTGGGTCGAGTCGCTCGTCGAGGACCTCGGCAAACCCGCACTGCTGGAAATTCTGCCCGAGCGCCGGCACTACTGGTCGGTCGAGGTGGACTTCGCGACCGTCGACCGACTCGGCCGCCCCGTCGAGAACCCGACCGTCCAACTCGACGTCGAGAGCGCCGAGCGGTTCGACGTCACGTACGACGCCGGCGAGGAGTCGCGCCACCCGCCCGTCGTCCACTGCTCGCCGTCGGGCGGCATCGAGCGCGTGCTGGCCGCCCTGCTGGAGACGGCCGCCGAGCGCGAACCGCCCCGACTCCCGACGTGGCTCTCGCCCGCGCAGGTCCGGTTCGTCCCGGTCGGCGAGGAACACGTCGATTACTGCGACGCGCTGGCCGACGACCTCGAATCGGCCGGAGTCCGGGCCGACGTGGACGAGCGCGACGAGTCGGTCGGCGAGCGCATCGCGAAGGCCGAGAACGACTGGGTGCCCTACCACGCCGTGGTCGGCGACCGAGAAATCGAGTCCGACGACGGAACGGACGGCCCGGGCCTAAAGGTCACCGTCCGGGCCGAGGGCGCGGAGCGCGAGATGACCTTCGACGAACTGAAGTCGGCAGTCCTTGCCGACGTCGGTGACTTGCCGAACGAGCGGCGATACCTCCCGAAACACGTCAGTAGGCGGCCACACTTCACGAGTCGGTAGGCGAGACCGCGATATCGCCGACGTAGTCCGCGGTCGGAAATTCCTATTCACTCGCCAGCGACGCTCTCGACCGCTCGTAGGCGTGTGTATCGATACCAGACCGCAATTTGAATATACCTTATACGAATAAAATCGTTCCTGTTTAATACCTTCAGGTAATATTCTGCGACGACAATGGCTTCACTCGACTTCGAACCGCTGACGTACGGAGAACTGTCGCCCGAGCGGCGGCCGACGCTGGCGCAGGCGCTCGTGCCCGTACTCGGCGTCATCGTCTTCCTCGGCATCGGGTCGGGGTATCTCAAACTCGCGCCCCACGGTCCGCTGCTCTGGAGTATCGTGCTGACTGGACTCGTCGGCTACTACTGGATGGACCTCTCGTGGGAGGAAATCTACGACGGTATCGCCGACAGCCTCCTGATGGGACTACAGGCGCTGCTCATCCTGTTCACCATCTACGCGCTCATCGCTACGTGGGTTAGCTCCGGGACCATACCGGGGCTGATGTACTACGGGCTGTCGATTCTCACCCCGAAGGTATTCCTCCCCGCGACCGCGATTCTCGCCGCGGCCGTCGCGTTCTCCATCGGGTCGTCGTGGACGACCGCCGGGACGCTCGGCGTCGCGTTCATCGGTATCGGTTCGGGCCTCGGTATCCCCGAACCGATGACCGCCGGTGCGATTCTGAGCGGGGCGTACGCGGGCGACAAGCAGTCGCCGCTCTCGGACACGACCAACCTCGCGGCCGCGGTCACGAACACCGACCTCTACGACCACATCCGGGCGATGCGCACGGGAACCGCCATCGCGCTGGGTATCTCGCTGATACTCTACGCCGCTCTCGGTCTCCGCGCGGGCGGAGCGATTCCCGAGGGACAGGTCGCCGAGATTCAGGGCGCACTCGCGGGTACCTACAACCTCTCGCCGCTCGTGTTCCTCCCGCTGGTCGTCACCTTCGGCCTCGCGCTCTACGGCTACCCCGCGCTCCCCTCGCTCGTCGCGGGGGTCTTCGCGGGCGTGTTCACCACCATCCTCGTGCAGGGCGCCGGCTTCACGGCCGCGTGGGACGTGTTCCTCAACGGGACCGCCCCCGAAACCGGCACTAAGTTGGTCAACGACCTGCTGGCCGCCGGTGGTCTCTCGGGGTCGGCGTGGACTATCACCGTCGTCGTCGCCGCGCTCTCGCTGGGCGGTCTGCTCGAAGGACTCGGCATCCTCGCGGTGCTGGCTCACCATCTCGCGGAGGGAATCCGGAGCAGGACCGGACTGGTCGTCAGTTCGGGCGTCTCCGCGATTCTGGTCAACCTGTTCAGCGCCCAGCAGTACATGGCTATCGTGATTCCGGGGATGACGCTGCGCAACCTCTACGACGAGTACGATCTAGAGAGCAGCGACCTCTCCCGTGCGGTCGAGGCCGCGGGGACGCCGACGGGGGCGCTCATCCCGTGGCACGCCGGCGGGGTGTACATGGCCTCGGTGTTCGGCGTCTCGACGATGGCGTACTTCCCGTACTACTTCTTCGCCTTCCTCTCGCCGCTCGTCCTGTTCGCCATGGCGCTGACCGGCCGCGCCACCACCCCGAAGAACACCGCCGACTCGTCGGCGGCCGCGTCGGCCGACGACTGAATTCGGGTCGCCCGCCGCCGACATCCCCGGTCAGTCGGCCTTCGCCGGACCGTCCGGTTCGTGTTCGACGCCCGGGATGTTGCCGACGGCCGTCTCGCCGTCGCCCTCGCCCGAGGCGATGCCGCTGGTGATGATGGTCCGGATTCCCTCCTCGACGGTCATGTCCACGTCGTAGACCCGGTCTTCCGGGATGTGAGCGAGGTAGCCGCCCATTACGGGGTTGGGCGCGAACGGGAGGAACATCGCCACGAGGTCCTCCTCGCCGACCGCATCTCCGATGGCCTCCGGGGAGTCGGCCGTCTCGAAACCGAGGATGTACGACCCCTCGCGGGGGTACTCCACGACCTTCACGTCCTCGAAGTTCTCGGCCTCGCTCCCGAGCATCGCGTCGCCGACCCGCCGAAAGCTCTTGTAGACGGTGCCGACGCCCGGGATTTCGGCCAGCGCCGAATCGACCGCGACCACGAGGCGCTCGCCGTACCGGACGTGCGCGAGGCTACCGACGCCCACGATACTTCCGAGCAGAACCGTCACCGCGACGAGTTCCGGGACGTACTCGAACACCGCGCTGTAGATACCCAACTCCGCGAAGAACTGGCCGAGCCACAGCGACCGGAGGAAACTGACCAGACCGGTCCACTCCAGGACCGCGACCACCGGCGCGAACGCCCCCGCGATGAACTCGACTATCGTCGCCAGCACCCAGACGGTCACCACGAGCGGAACGATAATCGCGATGCCCGTCACGAC
Encoded proteins:
- a CDS encoding threonine--tRNA ligase; amino-acid sequence: MRLLFVHSDHLEFETTTEAGEGLAETEGVPMEGRMEDCVTAFVSVETEDEADLDAVVENAADELRDVTDRLNTRRIVLYPYAHLSDDLADPDAAKTVLRNLETGLEADYEVLRAPFGWYKTFEVSCKGHPLSELSRHVTSERRESDESPERAPSEWKMAFPDGETVDAREAKRSDRVSDDMRAFVAAEVEGETASAGERPPHVELMRDKELADYDESSDAGNLRWYPRGKLIRDSLMEYVDDLAVEYGGMPVETPVMYDLGVRAVREHAEKFGERQYRSESGDRPMVFRPAACFGHFSVMRDMDLAESDLPLRLYETPAYSFRRERRDEVTGLTRQRAFTTPDMHTATRDVAQAKEELRAQAKLALRTGDDLGLSYEPAVRVTREFYDGNEAWVESLVEDLGKPALLEILPERRHYWSVEVDFATVDRLGRPVENPTVQLDVESAERFDVTYDAGEESRHPPVVHCSPSGGIERVLAALLETAAEREPPRLPTWLSPAQVRFVPVGEEHVDYCDALADDLESAGVRADVDERDESVGERIAKAENDWVPYHAVVGDREIESDDGTDGPGLKVTVRAEGAEREMTFDELKSAVLADVGDLPNERRYLPKHVSRRPHFTSR
- the nhaC gene encoding Na+/H+ antiporter NhaC, yielding MASLDFEPLTYGELSPERRPTLAQALVPVLGVIVFLGIGSGYLKLAPHGPLLWSIVLTGLVGYYWMDLSWEEIYDGIADSLLMGLQALLILFTIYALIATWVSSGTIPGLMYYGLSILTPKVFLPATAILAAAVAFSIGSSWTTAGTLGVAFIGIGSGLGIPEPMTAGAILSGAYAGDKQSPLSDTTNLAAAVTNTDLYDHIRAMRTGTAIALGISLILYAALGLRAGGAIPEGQVAEIQGALAGTYNLSPLVFLPLVVTFGLALYGYPALPSLVAGVFAGVFTTILVQGAGFTAAWDVFLNGTAPETGTKLVNDLLAAGGLSGSAWTITVVVAALSLGGLLEGLGILAVLAHHLAEGIRSRTGLVVSSGVSAILVNLFSAQQYMAIVIPGMTLRNLYDEYDLESSDLSRAVEAAGTPTGALIPWHAGGVYMASVFGVSTMAYFPYYFFAFLSPLVLFAMALTGRATTPKNTADSSAAASADD
- a CDS encoding DUF502 domain-containing protein; protein product: MGDAETPAETARETGELLYDGLLSVVVTGIAIIVPLVVTVWVLATIVEFIAGAFAPVVAVLEWTGLVSFLRSLWLGQFFAELGIYSAVFEYVPELVAVTVLLGSIVGVGSLAHVRYGERLVVAVDSALAEIPGVGTVYKSFRRVGDAMLGSEAENFEDVKVVEYPREGSYILGFETADSPEAIGDAVGEEDLVAMFLPFAPNPVMGGYLAHIPEDRVYDVDMTVEEGIRTIITSGIASGEGDGETAVGNIPGVEHEPDGPAKAD